A window from Primulina huaijiensis isolate GDHJ02 chromosome 11, ASM1229523v2, whole genome shotgun sequence encodes these proteins:
- the LOC140987796 gene encoding F-box protein MAX2 homolog A produces MAAAAAFTTTINDLPDVILSNIIAAVSDVRCRNSASIVCRKWYHLERATRASLTLRGNLRDLFMVPNCFTHVSHLDISLLSPWGHSLAAASDPKLIARLLHRAFPSLSSIKLYVRNPSTIQLIAHQWPNLKHAKLVRWHQRPQISAAGDELKILFHECGQLNSLDLSAFYCWTDDVPPALESYPLLASNLTCLNLLNPSFSEGFKTDEIKIITKSCPNLREFRAACTFDPRYIGFVGDEGLVSVSVNCPKLSLLHLADTTALSTARGDPEHDGFTQDDAKINAATLIEVFSGLPLLVELALDVCNNVRDSGPAMEVLDSKCPNLRSLKLGQFHGISMPIESKLDGVALCQKLESLSIRNAGDLTDMGLIAIARGCCRLAKFEIQGCKKITTRGMRTFVSLLRQTLVDVRISCCKNLDAASSLKALEPIQDRIVKLHIDCIWDCAEELEDLDGINGGFDLNVLEQVEASNPPGGQSSSYFMSSSCGYSGTGSAPKKCKYSNNLDSGYVGFDLNDNGFTYENGFVEKTWDMLQYLSLWIKVGQLLTPLSSAGLENCPKLEEIRIKVEGDCRELSRPSEREFGLSILMNYPSLKRMHLDCSDTIGYAHTAPSGQMDLSLWERFYLYCIGDLGLTELDYWPPQDRDVNQRSLSLPAAGLLQECVGLRKLFIHGTAHEHFMMFLLRIPDLRDVQLREDYYPAPENDMSTEMRPDSCCRFEAAVNRRRISD; encoded by the coding sequence ATGGCGGCGGCGGCTGCTTTCACTACGACAATTAACGACCTCCCTGACGTCATCCTGTCTAATATAATCGCCGCCGTGTCTGATGTTCGCTGCCGAAATTCGGCCTCAATCGTCTGCCGCAAGTGGTACCATTTGGAGCGCGCCACACGTGCTTCCCTCACCCTCCGTGGCAACCTCCGCGACCTCTTCATGGTCCCCAACTGCTTCACACATGTCTCCCACCTCGACATCTCTCTTCTCTCCCCATGGGGTCACTCCCTCGCCGCCGCCTCTGACCCTAAGCTCATCGCCCGCCTTCTCCACCGGGCATTTCCTTCTCTGTCTTCCATCAAGCTCTACGTTCGAAACCCCTCAACTATCCAGCTCATCGCTCATCAGTGGCCCAATCTCAAACACGCGAAGCTGGTCAGATGGCACCAGAGACCTCAAATATCAGCCGCCGGTGATGAGCTCAAGATCTTGTTTCATGAATGTGGACAATTAAATTCTCTCGATCTTTCGGCCTTTTATTGCTGGACGGATGATGTGCCTCCAGCTCTTGAATCATATCCGTTACTTGCCTCGAATCTCACCTGCCTCAATCTTCTGAACCCATCGTTTTCTGAAGGTTTTAAAACCGATGAGATTAAGATTATCACCAAATCTTGTCCAAATTTAAGGGAATTTCGCGCTGCGTGTACGTTCGATCCAAGGTATATCGGATTTGTTGGCGACGAGGGTTTGGTTTCTGTGTCAGTGAACTGCCCAAAGTTGTCACTTCTTCACTTGGCTGATACTACAGCTTTATCGACTGCGAGAGGTGATCCGGAGCACGATGGATTCACTCAAGACGACGCGAAGATTAATGCTGCCACTTTGATTGAGGTATTTTCAGGGCTTCCATTGTTGGTAGAACTAGCTTTAGATGTTTGTAATAATGTACGAGACAGTGGTCCAGCCATGGAGGTTCTCGACTCGAAATGCCCCAACTTGAGGTCCCTTAAATTGGGGCAATTTCATGGGATTTCGATGCCAATTGAGTCCAAGCTCGATGGCGTAGCTCTCTGCCAAAAGCTTGAGTCACTGTCGATTAGAAATGCGGGTGATTTGACTGACATGGGATTGATTGCAATTGCCAGAGGGTGTTGTAGGTTGGCAAAGTTTGAGATTCAAGGTTGCAAGAAAATAACCACGCGGGGGATGAGGACTTTTGTTTCTTTGCTTCGTCAAACTTTAGTCGACGTCAGAATCTCCTGTTGCAAGAATCTTGATGCAGCATCGTCTTTGAAGGCATTGGAGCCAATTCAGGATCGAATCGTGAAGCTTCACATTGACTGCATATGGGATTGTGCTGAAGAGCTCGAGGACCTTGATGGGATCAATGGCGGTTTCGACCTCAATGTTTTGGAGCAAGTGGAAGCATCAAATCCCCCTGGTGGACAATCAAGCAGTTACTTTATGAGTTCCAGTTGTGGCTACTCGGGCACGGGCAGTGCCCCCAAGAAATGCAAATACTCAAACAATCTTGACTCTGGTTATGTTGGCTTCGATCTTAACGATAATGGCTTCACATATGAGAATGGATTCGTGGAGAAAACATGGGACATGCTTCAATATCTTTCTCTGTGGATCAAAGTTGGCCAGCTTTTGACTCCTCTATCATCTGCAGGACTTGAAAATTGTCCAAAGCTGGAGGAGATTCGAATCAAGGTCGAAGGAGATTGTAGGGAGTTATCAAGGCCCTCTGAACGTGAATTTGGGTTGAGCATTCTAATGAACTATCCTAGCCTAAAAAGGATGCATTTAGACTGCAGCGACACCATTGGTTATGCCCACACTGCACCTTCCGGGCAGATGGATTTGAGCCTTTGGGAACGGTTTTATCTGTACTGTATAGGCGATTTGGGTCTAACTGAGCTGGATTACTGGCCTCCACAGGACAGGGATGTTAACCAAAGGAGCTTATCTCTTCCGGCAGCCGGATTACTGCAAGAATGTGTCGGGCTCAGGAAACTTTTCATACATGGGACGGCTCACGAGCATTTCATGATGTTTTTGCTGCGGATACCAGATCTAAGAGACGTGCAGTTGAGAGAGGACTACTATCCTGCACCAGAGAATGATATGAGCACGGAGATGAGGCCAGACTCGTGCTGCCGTTTCGAGGCTGCGGTTAATAGGCGCCGGATTTCTGATTGA